TGCAAAATGGGTAGAAAAAATATATACTCAAATTACGACATAAAAGAATATATTTTTCTATCAAATTACAAGGAGTATTTTATGCTAGATAATACTAAAAAAATTAAAAAAAATCAAGAGTTTTTAAAAAAACCAACTGAAAAAAAATTAAAAATGCAAGATTTTTTTGAAAAAATAAAAAATAAAGTGAGTGAAAAATTAGCAGTGAAAATATTTGAATGTGGAGATATTATTGGATTTTTAAAATCTAAAGGGGAAAAAATAAGATTGCATGGAGGACGATTTTGTAATAATAGATTTTGTCCTATGTGTTCTTGGAGGAAAGCAAGAAAAGATGGCTATTTGTTATTATTATTGTTTTCAATAGTACAAAAAGTTATGAAAAAAGAGTTAATTTTTTTAACATTAACAGCTCCAAATGTTGAAGGAGAAGAGTTGAAAAATGAAATTAATGATTTTAATAATTCCTTTAAAAGATTAAGTAATACTAAAGATTTTAAATCAATTTGTAAAGGCTATATTAGAAAATTGGAAGTTACTTACAATGACCAAGAAGATACGTATCACCCTCATTTTCATGTAGTGATTGCAGTGAATAAAAATTATTTTACTAAAAATTATATCAATCAGAAAAAATGGCTTGACATGTGGCGAGTTGCAAAACGAGATAAAACTATAACTCAAGTTGATGTGAGAAAAGCAAAATTTAATGATTTAAAAGGTGTTTATGAGATAGCAACATATTCAGCAAAAGCTAGTGATTATTTGTATTCTGAAAATGTATTTGATGTATTTTACGGTGCTTTAAAAAATAAAAAAATAATAACATTCAATGGAATTTTTAAAGAAATCTTAATTGATTTAAAAACTACTGAAAAATATAATGATTTGTTAGAAACTGATAATGAAATTTATGATAAACAACTATGGTTTACATGGTCAGAAAAAAATTATAAATTATTTAGAACTGATGAAATAGCAGAGACAGAATTACAAAAAGTTTTTGTTGATGAAATAGAAATTGATTAAAACGCTTTTAAAGCGTTTTTTTT
Above is a window of Cetobacterium ceti DNA encoding:
- a CDS encoding protein rep; the encoded protein is MLDNTKKIKKNQEFLKKPTEKKLKMQDFFEKIKNKVSEKLAVKIFECGDIIGFLKSKGEKIRLHGGRFCNNRFCPMCSWRKARKDGYLLLLLFSIVQKVMKKELIFLTLTAPNVEGEELKNEINDFNNSFKRLSNTKDFKSICKGYIRKLEVTYNDQEDTYHPHFHVVIAVNKNYFTKNYINQKKWLDMWRVAKRDKTITQVDVRKAKFNDLKGVYEIATYSAKASDYLYSENVFDVFYGALKNKKIITFNGIFKEILIDLKTTEKYNDLLETDNEIYDKQLWFTWSEKNYKLFRTDEIAETELQKVFVDEIEID